A DNA window from Mycolicibacter terrae contains the following coding sequences:
- a CDS encoding phytoene desaturase family protein yields the protein MSTAIVVGGGPNGLAAAVTLAQHGVDVTVLEAADEVGGGTRSSEAILPGLLHDDCSAIHPMAVGSPFLSGLDPDRYGLQWRWPQVDCAHPLDDGSAGVLYQSVERTAAGLGRDGGRWRRLFDRPVARFDALNTDIMGPLLRVPHHPVTLARFGAPTALPASALARWFSTPQARALFIGVAAHAFRPLHYPMTSAIGLGILTAGHRHGWAVAAGGSQAIAGAMVAALTELGGTIETGVRVGSESQLPPADVTLFDLAPDAVARILGDRLPRRVARAYHRFRRGPGAFKVDFAVEGGVPWTNADSRLAGTVHVAGTHHELAATERDVHAGRMPERPFVLVGQQYLADPQRSVGDVHPVWTYAHVPNGYTGDATAAIIAQIERFAPGFRDRIVGHRVRSTSEMSVYNPNFVGGDIMTGAKDFRQLTFGPRITLSPYSTGIPGTYICSAATPPGPGAHGMCGANAARLALRHL from the coding sequence GTGAGCACAGCGATCGTGGTCGGCGGTGGGCCCAATGGGCTGGCCGCCGCCGTGACCCTTGCCCAGCACGGGGTCGACGTCACTGTGCTCGAGGCCGCCGATGAAGTCGGTGGCGGCACCCGCAGCAGCGAGGCGATCCTGCCGGGTCTGCTGCACGATGACTGCTCGGCTATTCACCCGATGGCGGTGGGCTCCCCGTTCCTGTCCGGGCTCGATCCGGACCGCTACGGGTTGCAGTGGCGCTGGCCGCAGGTCGACTGTGCGCATCCCCTCGACGACGGCAGCGCCGGAGTGCTGTATCAGTCGGTCGAGCGGACCGCGGCCGGCCTGGGTCGCGACGGCGGCCGCTGGCGACGACTGTTCGACCGTCCGGTCGCCCGGTTCGATGCGCTCAACACCGACATCATGGGCCCGTTGCTGCGGGTGCCGCACCATCCGGTGACCCTGGCCCGGTTCGGCGCCCCCACGGCACTGCCCGCCTCGGCACTGGCCCGCTGGTTCAGCACCCCCCAGGCGCGCGCACTGTTCATCGGTGTTGCCGCGCACGCGTTTCGGCCGCTGCACTATCCGATGACCTCGGCGATCGGGTTGGGCATCCTCACCGCGGGGCACCGGCACGGCTGGGCGGTCGCCGCGGGGGGATCACAGGCGATCGCCGGGGCGATGGTCGCCGCCCTGACAGAACTGGGTGGCACCATCGAAACCGGAGTGCGGGTGGGGTCCGAATCCCAGCTGCCTCCCGCCGACGTGACGCTGTTCGACCTGGCCCCGGACGCCGTCGCACGGATCCTCGGCGACCGGTTGCCGCGCCGGGTGGCCCGGGCCTACCACCGGTTCCGGCGGGGCCCGGGTGCGTTCAAAGTCGACTTCGCCGTCGAGGGCGGTGTGCCGTGGACCAACGCCGATTCCAGGCTCGCCGGCACCGTGCATGTGGCCGGCACGCACCATGAGCTGGCCGCCACCGAACGCGACGTCCACGCCGGACGGATGCCCGAGCGGCCGTTCGTCCTGGTGGGTCAGCAGTATCTGGCCGACCCGCAACGGTCCGTCGGCGATGTGCACCCGGTGTGGACCTACGCTCATGTGCCCAACGGCTACACAGGTGACGCCACCGCGGCGATCATCGCCCAGATCGAGCGGTTCGCACCGGGTTTCCGCGACCGCATCGTCGGCCACCGAGTGCGCAGCACCAGCGAGATGTCTGTCTACAACCCAAATTTCGTGGGTGGCGACATTATGACCGGTGCAAAAGACTTCCGTCAGTTGACTTTTGGGCCACGCATCACGCTCTCGCCGTACAGCACGGGAATTCCCGGCACCTACATCTGCTCGGCGGCCACCCCGCCAGGGCCGGGAGCGCATGGCATGTGCGGGGCCAACGCCGCGCGTCTGGCGCTGCGGCACTTGTAG
- a CDS encoding ammonium transporter, with protein MDRFPIMGVPDTGDTAWMLICAALVLLMTPGLAFFYGGMVRAKSVLNMIMMSVSAMGVVTVLWALYGFSLAFGDDVGNLAGNPTDYWGLKGLIGVNAVAADPGSGAPAVEIPMVGSVPLIVFVAFQLMFAIITVALISGAVADRLRFGSWLLFAALWVSVVYFPVAHWVFAFDETTAAHGGWIANKLHAIDFAGGTAVHINAGTAALVLAVILGRRHGWPGAMRPHNLPLVMLGAALLWFGWYGFNAGSAVSANGLAGSTFITTTIAAAAGMLGWLFAERVRDGHATSLGAASGIVAGLVAITPACAAVNVVGALAVGALAGIACALAVGLKYRLGFDDSLDVVGVHLIGGLVGTLSVGFLAAPETAAIAGVSGVSPGLFYGGGGHQLWCQTVGAVSVAAYSAIGTAVIALALKYTVGLRLAAEDEAAGIDEAQHAEGGYDFAVAGSPVPAHFADERRGRHEADYSDRETVHIGVRQDRIGAGWSAGDDGQ; from the coding sequence TTGGACCGTTTTCCGATTATGGGGGTGCCGGACACCGGCGATACCGCCTGGATGCTGATCTGTGCCGCACTGGTGCTGCTGATGACACCCGGTCTGGCGTTCTTTTACGGCGGCATGGTGCGCGCGAAAAGCGTGCTGAACATGATCATGATGAGCGTCAGCGCCATGGGTGTGGTGACGGTACTGTGGGCGCTCTACGGCTTTTCGCTGGCTTTCGGCGATGACGTCGGCAACCTGGCGGGTAACCCGACCGACTATTGGGGGCTGAAGGGCCTGATCGGGGTCAACGCGGTAGCCGCCGATCCGGGCAGCGGTGCGCCGGCCGTCGAGATTCCCATGGTCGGCTCGGTGCCGCTCATCGTCTTCGTGGCGTTTCAGCTGATGTTCGCCATCATCACGGTCGCGTTGATCTCGGGAGCGGTGGCTGACCGGCTGAGGTTCGGCAGCTGGCTGTTGTTCGCCGCACTGTGGGTGAGTGTCGTGTATTTCCCAGTTGCCCACTGGGTCTTCGCATTCGACGAGACGACCGCGGCACACGGCGGCTGGATCGCCAACAAACTCCATGCCATCGACTTCGCGGGCGGAACCGCGGTGCACATCAACGCGGGCACCGCGGCCCTGGTGTTGGCGGTCATCCTGGGCAGACGCCACGGCTGGCCCGGGGCGATGCGCCCGCACAACCTTCCGTTGGTGATGCTCGGTGCCGCCCTGCTCTGGTTCGGCTGGTACGGCTTCAACGCCGGATCGGCGGTCAGCGCCAACGGTCTCGCCGGCTCGACCTTCATCACCACCACGATCGCGGCCGCCGCCGGGATGCTCGGCTGGCTGTTCGCCGAGCGGGTCCGGGACGGACACGCCACCTCACTGGGTGCGGCGTCGGGAATCGTGGCCGGACTGGTGGCGATCACACCGGCTTGCGCGGCGGTCAACGTCGTCGGCGCGCTGGCCGTCGGCGCCCTTGCCGGTATCGCCTGTGCACTGGCAGTCGGCTTGAAATACCGCTTGGGCTTTGATGATTCACTTGACGTCGTCGGGGTGCACCTGATCGGAGGACTCGTCGGCACCTTGTCGGTGGGATTCTTGGCAGCGCCGGAGACCGCGGCCATCGCCGGAGTATCCGGGGTGTCCCCGGGTCTGTTCTACGGCGGCGGTGGGCATCAGCTGTGGTGTCAGACGGTCGGTGCGGTGAGCGTCGCGGCCTATTCGGCCATCGGAACGGCTGTGATCGCCTTGGCGCTCAAGTACACCGTCGGGCTGCGGCTGGCCGCCGAGGACGAAGCCGCCGGCATCGATGAAGCCCAGCACGCCGAAGGCGGCTACGACTTCGCGGTCGCGGGCAGCCCGGTACCCGCGCACTTCGCCGATGAGAGGAGGGGAAGGCATGAAGCTGATTACAGCGATCGTGAAACCGTTCACATTGGAGTCCGTCAAGACCGGATTGGAGCAGGCTGGAGTGCTGGGGATGACGGTCAGTGA
- a CDS encoding P-II family nitrogen regulator encodes MKLITAIVKPFTLESVKTGLEQAGVLGMTVSEVQGYGRQKGHTEVYRGSEYSVDFVSKVRIEVLVDDFAADKIVDIIARAARTGKIGDGKVWVSPVETVMRVRTGERGPDAI; translated from the coding sequence ATGAAGCTGATTACAGCGATCGTGAAACCGTTCACATTGGAGTCCGTCAAGACCGGATTGGAGCAGGCTGGAGTGCTGGGGATGACGGTCAGTGAGGTCCAGGGTTACGGGCGCCAGAAAGGGCATACCGAGGTCTATCGCGGGTCGGAGTACTCGGTCGATTTCGTGTCCAAGGTGCGGATCGAGGTTCTCGTCGACGACTTCGCGGCGGACAAGATCGTGGACATCATTGCGCGAGCGGCCCGAACGGGCAAGATCGGCGACGGCAAAGTATGGGTCAGCCCGGTGGAGACGGTGATGCGGGTGCGCACCGGTGAACGCGGGCCCGATGCCATATGA
- a CDS encoding [protein-PII] uridylyltransferase family protein — MSYSTDPVAQTYRTDCTAINLARARTELRSCTPDQLDSAALREAWRRLHETWLTAKAAEIGVAAASGFAIVATGSLGRDELLPCSDLDLLLLHDDMPVETVERVAELLWYPLWDANVRLDHSVRTVAEALEVAAANILADLGLLDARHIVGDERLSVQLRDGVRREWRYGIHSRYDELVETAQSRWQRCGEIVHAVEPDVKSGRGGLRDVQLLAALSLGHLTDGVTAGGPGDQRDALSGAHRTLLDVRTEIHRSSGRGDDLLTARDADAISVALRFGDSGDLVRRLSAAADTVSCRVDAVFEAAGV; from the coding sequence ATGTCCTACAGCACGGATCCGGTTGCGCAGACATACCGAACTGACTGCACGGCAATCAATTTGGCGCGAGCTCGGACAGAGCTTCGCTCGTGTACACCCGACCAGCTGGATTCGGCGGCCCTGCGTGAAGCGTGGCGGCGGCTGCACGAAACCTGGCTGACGGCCAAGGCCGCGGAGATCGGCGTGGCCGCCGCGAGTGGGTTTGCGATCGTCGCGACCGGTTCGCTGGGCCGGGACGAGTTATTGCCCTGCTCCGACTTGGATCTGTTGCTGCTGCACGACGACATGCCGGTCGAGACTGTGGAGCGGGTCGCCGAACTGTTGTGGTACCCGCTGTGGGATGCCAACGTTCGTCTCGACCACAGCGTGCGGACCGTGGCCGAGGCTCTGGAGGTCGCCGCTGCGAACATTCTCGCCGACCTCGGGCTGCTCGACGCACGCCACATCGTCGGGGACGAGCGGTTGTCTGTTCAGCTCCGCGACGGAGTGCGGCGAGAGTGGCGGTATGGAATCCATTCCCGCTACGACGAACTCGTCGAGACGGCACAGTCGCGATGGCAGCGTTGCGGTGAAATCGTGCATGCTGTCGAGCCCGACGTGAAAAGCGGGCGTGGCGGCCTGAGAGATGTTCAACTGCTCGCCGCGTTGTCCCTCGGCCATCTCACCGATGGCGTCACCGCCGGCGGACCGGGCGACCAGAGGGACGCGCTCAGTGGTGCCCACCGGACGCTGCTGGACGTCCGAACGGAGATCCATCGCAGCTCGGGCCGCGGCGATGACCTGCTGACGGCCCGGGATGCCGACGCCATCAGTGTCGCCCTGCGTTTCGGCGACAGCGGTGACCTGGTGCGCAGGCTGTCGGCAGCAGCGGACACGGTCAGCTGCCGCGTGGACGCCGTATTCGAGGCGGCGGGGGTGTGA
- a CDS encoding PPE family protein: protein MAFDFGALPPEIISAWMYSGAGSGPLISAASAWSSLAMELEAAEASAQAVVSELCGEQWTGPGSAAMATAVAPYLAWLHSTSAAAQQAGSQAMASAAAFESARAGTVPPPVIAANRAQLAALVATNFLGQNTPAILATEAHYMAMWVQDALAMFGYSGSSASAAVLSPMTPAPQTTNPVGSAVASAGSADGLQQGLTQTLTTLQGALQSLTSPLTASSSSATTLIDAVDLFLGTPLFANAINGGVNTSAWFVCTAIPTALSLGHTLALAGPATLASDVVGAEGIAGGFAPAVLAGAAQPAGAVPFRAAPVLGGLGQASMIGGLSVPATWSTTGAAASTGALTGSGWTAAAEEGASMHAVPAGMGSMASSGRTTGLPRYGVKPTVMPKQVFV, encoded by the coding sequence ATGGCGTTCGATTTCGGAGCATTGCCCCCGGAGATCATCTCCGCGTGGATGTACAGCGGAGCCGGTTCCGGGCCGCTGATCTCGGCCGCGTCGGCCTGGAGCAGCCTGGCCATGGAGTTGGAAGCCGCGGAAGCCTCCGCTCAAGCGGTGGTCTCCGAGCTGTGCGGCGAACAGTGGACCGGGCCGGGGTCGGCGGCGATGGCCACCGCCGTAGCGCCGTATCTGGCCTGGCTGCACAGCACCTCGGCCGCCGCACAACAAGCCGGCTCGCAGGCGATGGCCTCGGCGGCCGCATTCGAGTCCGCTCGCGCGGGTACGGTGCCGCCGCCGGTGATCGCTGCCAACCGGGCCCAGTTGGCGGCACTCGTGGCCACGAATTTCCTGGGGCAGAACACCCCGGCAATCCTGGCCACCGAAGCCCACTACATGGCGATGTGGGTGCAGGACGCCCTGGCCATGTTCGGCTACAGCGGCTCGTCGGCAAGCGCGGCGGTGTTGTCCCCGATGACCCCGGCACCGCAGACCACCAACCCGGTCGGGTCGGCGGTCGCCAGCGCCGGTTCCGCCGACGGGCTCCAGCAGGGGCTGACCCAGACGCTGACCACCCTGCAGGGGGCGCTGCAATCGCTCACCTCACCGCTGACGGCGTCATCGTCGTCGGCAACGACGCTCATCGACGCGGTCGACCTCTTTCTCGGCACCCCATTGTTCGCGAATGCCATCAATGGCGGCGTGAACACTTCGGCGTGGTTTGTCTGTACCGCGATCCCGACCGCGCTGTCGCTGGGTCACACCCTGGCCCTGGCCGGCCCGGCCACCCTGGCATCGGACGTCGTCGGCGCCGAGGGTATCGCGGGCGGGTTCGCCCCGGCGGTACTGGCCGGAGCGGCGCAGCCGGCCGGTGCGGTGCCTTTCCGGGCTGCGCCGGTGCTGGGGGGACTGGGCCAGGCATCCATGATCGGCGGGTTGTCGGTGCCGGCCACCTGGTCGACGACCGGCGCCGCGGCGAGCACCGGGGCACTTACCGGCTCGGGCTGGACCGCGGCGGCCGAAGAGGGCGCGTCGATGCACGCGGTGCCGGCCGGGATGGGATCGATGGCCTCGTCCGGGCGGACCACCGGGTTGCCGCGCTACGGCGTCAAGCCGACGGTGATGCCCAAGCAGGTGTTCGTGTGA
- a CDS encoding PPE family protein, SVP subgroup: MSFVKTLPEAMTSAAGQLAGIGEALATESGAALAPTTMIAPAGTDPVSQLQAALFATYGNLYQSISDQAAAIHQQLVQVLGQNAVSYSTAEQTNQATAALDAAFQGFLTDILGVPTDGSSSLLSGNAANIGNIGMGNWVSAGSALLGLAGGGLLDFPEEAAELGGLASAETGAGLGGGTVLAGAAGGAPVAGAMAQASSVGKLSVPPSWAGAGLAADTAPTRLVGAGWSPAHAAPAAAFVPAGMPAMAAAARGATGFGAPRYGAKPTVMPKPAVV; the protein is encoded by the coding sequence ATGTCATTTGTGAAAACGCTCCCCGAAGCAATGACCTCGGCCGCGGGCCAGCTCGCGGGTATCGGCGAAGCGCTGGCCACCGAGAGCGGCGCGGCGCTGGCCCCGACCACCATGATCGCCCCGGCCGGCACCGACCCGGTATCCCAACTGCAGGCGGCCCTGTTCGCGACCTACGGCAACCTCTACCAGTCGATCAGCGACCAGGCGGCCGCCATTCACCAGCAACTTGTGCAAGTGCTCGGGCAGAACGCCGTCTCCTACTCCACCGCCGAGCAGACCAACCAGGCCACGGCGGCGCTCGACGCGGCGTTCCAGGGGTTCTTGACCGACATCCTCGGTGTGCCGACCGATGGTAGTTCTTCGCTGCTGTCCGGCAACGCCGCCAACATCGGCAACATCGGGATGGGTAACTGGGTCTCCGCCGGCTCGGCGCTGCTCGGCCTGGCCGGTGGCGGTCTTCTGGACTTTCCCGAGGAAGCCGCCGAGCTCGGCGGCCTGGCATCCGCCGAGACCGGCGCCGGCCTCGGCGGTGGAACGGTGCTGGCAGGGGCGGCGGGCGGGGCGCCGGTGGCGGGCGCTATGGCCCAGGCGTCGTCTGTCGGCAAGTTGTCGGTGCCGCCCAGTTGGGCCGGCGCGGGCCTGGCGGCCGACACCGCCCCCACCCGGCTGGTCGGCGCGGGCTGGAGCCCGGCGCACGCCGCCCCGGCCGCAGCCTTCGTGCCCGCCGGGATGCCGGCGATGGCCGCGGCCGCGCGCGGTGCCACCGGATTCGGCGCGCCGCGCTACGGCGCCAAACCGACCGTGATGCCCAAGCCGGCGGTCGTTTAG
- the ffh gene encoding signal recognition particle protein: MFESLSDRLTSALQGLRSKGRLTDADIDATAREIRLALLEADVSLPVVREFIGRIKDRAKGAEVSGALNPAQQVVKIVNEELVGILGGQTRTLAFAKTPPTVIMLAGLQGAGKTTLAGKLATWLRGQGHTPLLVACDLQRPGAVNQLQVVGERAGVAVFAPHPGTSAQAHEAQISVGDPVAVAAAGLAEARAKHFDVVVVDTAGRLGIDEEMMAQAAAIRDAVQPDEVLFVLDAMIGQDAVTTADAFREGVGFTGVVLTKLDGDARGGAALSVREVTGAPILFASTGEKLEDFDVFHPDRMASRILGMGDVLSLIEQAEQVFDAQKAEEAAAKIGTGELTLEDFLEQMLAIRKMGPIGNLLGMLPGAGQMKDALAAVDDSQLDRLQAIIRGMTPAERADPKIINASRRLRIANGSGVAVSEVNQLVDRFFEARKMMSSMMGGMGLPGMGRKSATRKAAKSKGKKGGKKRGPTPPKVRSPFGAMPAGFPDLSQMPEGLNELPPGLADFDLSKLNFPGQK; encoded by the coding sequence GTGTTTGAATCGCTCTCCGACCGGTTGACCTCGGCCCTGCAGGGGCTGCGCAGCAAGGGCCGGCTCACCGACGCCGACATCGACGCCACCGCCCGGGAGATCCGGCTGGCACTGCTGGAAGCCGACGTGTCGCTGCCGGTGGTCCGGGAGTTCATCGGCCGGATCAAGGACCGCGCCAAGGGCGCCGAGGTCTCCGGTGCGCTCAACCCGGCCCAGCAGGTCGTCAAGATCGTCAACGAGGAACTCGTCGGCATCCTCGGCGGACAGACCCGGACCCTCGCGTTCGCCAAGACGCCGCCGACGGTCATCATGCTGGCCGGTCTGCAGGGCGCGGGTAAGACCACGCTGGCCGGCAAGCTGGCCACCTGGTTGCGCGGTCAGGGTCACACTCCGCTGCTGGTGGCCTGCGACCTGCAGCGCCCGGGCGCGGTCAACCAGTTGCAGGTCGTCGGCGAACGGGCCGGGGTCGCCGTGTTCGCGCCGCACCCGGGCACATCCGCGCAGGCGCACGAGGCCCAGATCAGCGTCGGTGACCCGGTCGCCGTCGCCGCCGCGGGCCTGGCCGAGGCCCGCGCAAAACACTTCGACGTCGTCGTCGTCGACACCGCCGGCCGGCTCGGCATCGACGAAGAGATGATGGCCCAGGCCGCCGCCATCCGCGACGCCGTCCAGCCCGACGAGGTGCTGTTCGTGCTGGACGCGATGATCGGCCAGGACGCGGTCACCACCGCCGACGCCTTCCGTGAGGGCGTCGGCTTCACCGGTGTGGTGCTGACCAAACTCGACGGCGACGCCCGCGGAGGTGCGGCGCTCTCGGTACGTGAAGTCACCGGCGCCCCGATCCTGTTCGCCTCCACCGGCGAGAAGCTGGAGGACTTCGACGTCTTCCATCCCGACCGGATGGCCAGTCGCATCCTGGGCATGGGCGACGTGCTGAGCCTGATCGAGCAGGCCGAGCAAGTCTTCGACGCGCAGAAGGCCGAGGAGGCGGCCGCCAAGATCGGCACCGGCGAACTCACCCTCGAAGATTTCCTTGAGCAGATGCTGGCGATCCGCAAGATGGGACCGATCGGCAACCTGCTGGGCATGCTGCCCGGCGCCGGCCAGATGAAGGACGCCCTGGCCGCCGTCGACGACAGTCAACTGGACCGGCTGCAGGCCATCATCCGCGGCATGACCCCGGCCGAGCGGGCCGATCCGAAGATCATCAACGCCTCGCGTCGGCTGCGCATCGCCAACGGTTCCGGGGTTGCCGTGTCGGAGGTCAACCAACTCGTCGACCGGTTCTTCGAGGCCCGCAAGATGATGTCGTCGATGATGGGTGGCATGGGCCTGCCCGGCATGGGCCGCAAGAGCGCCACCCGCAAAGCGGCGAAGAGCAAGGGCAAGAAGGGCGGCAAGAAGCGGGGCCCGACCCCGCCGAAGGTGCGCAGCCCGTTCGGTGCCATGCCGGCCGGTTTCCCGGACCTGTCGCAGATGCCCGAGGGCCTCAACGAGCTGCCCCCCGGGCTGGCCGATTTCGACCTGTCCAAGCTGAACTTTCCGGGACAGAAGTAG
- a CDS encoding amidohydrolase family protein, with translation MALHVCGRGLPDETPVEYWIVDGRISLEPLDGAQTVFADGWIIPGLVDAHCHVGIGPGGPVDAAEALRQAETERRAGVLLIRDAGSPIDTRDFDDRDDLPRIIRAGQHLARTKRYIPGLGLDVDDESRLPETVAAQARRGDGWVKLVGDWIDRGIGDLAPLWSDEVLAAAIDAAHANGARVTAHVFGEDALPGLINAGIDCIEHGTGITDDIITLMLANGTALVPTLINIENFPGIADSAAKYPTYAAHMRALHATCRSRIGAVREAGVPIYAGTDAGGMIAHGRIADEVHALTGVGLSATDALGAACWDARRWLGAPGLEHGAPADLLCFAEDPRTGPDVLRCPDLVMLRGRVY, from the coding sequence TTGGCGCTTCACGTCTGCGGCCGCGGGCTGCCCGATGAGACTCCGGTGGAGTACTGGATCGTCGATGGCCGGATCAGTCTCGAGCCGCTCGACGGTGCGCAGACCGTGTTCGCCGACGGCTGGATCATCCCCGGCCTGGTCGATGCGCACTGCCATGTCGGGATCGGGCCCGGCGGCCCGGTCGACGCCGCCGAAGCGCTGCGCCAGGCCGAAACCGAGCGTCGCGCCGGGGTGCTGCTGATCCGCGACGCCGGCTCACCGATCGACACCCGGGACTTCGACGACCGTGACGACCTGCCACGCATCATCCGCGCCGGACAGCACCTGGCCCGCACCAAGCGCTACATCCCCGGGCTGGGACTCGACGTCGACGATGAGAGTCGGTTACCGGAAACTGTTGCAGCCCAAGCTCGTCGAGGAGACGGTTGGGTCAAGCTGGTCGGGGACTGGATCGACCGGGGGATCGGAGACCTGGCGCCGCTGTGGTCCGACGAGGTGCTCGCCGCGGCCATCGACGCCGCGCACGCCAACGGCGCTCGGGTCACCGCGCACGTCTTCGGCGAGGACGCGCTGCCCGGCTTGATCAACGCCGGCATCGACTGCATCGAGCACGGCACCGGCATCACCGACGACATCATCACGCTGATGCTGGCCAACGGCACCGCGCTGGTGCCGACGCTGATCAACATCGAGAACTTTCCCGGGATCGCCGATTCGGCGGCCAAGTACCCGACCTACGCCGCGCACATGCGCGCGTTGCACGCCACCTGCCGGTCGCGGATCGGCGCCGTCCGGGAGGCCGGCGTGCCGATCTACGCCGGCACCGACGCCGGCGGCATGATCGCCCACGGCCGGATTGCCGACGAGGTGCACGCGCTGACCGGTGTCGGGCTCAGCGCCACCGACGCGCTCGGTGCGGCCTGCTGGGATGCCCGGCGCTGGTTGGGCGCGCCCGGGCTGGAGCACGGCGCCCCGGCCGACCTGCTGTGCTTCGCCGAGGATCCGCGTACCGGGCCGGACGTGCTGCGCTGCCCCGATCTGGTGATGCTGCGCGGGCGGGTGTACTAG